The sequence below is a genomic window from Silene latifolia isolate original U9 population chromosome 7, ASM4854445v1, whole genome shotgun sequence.
ttattttctgataacatattaccattattgttcacatcattttcagggtaaaaaataacacctctagtcataacattttgtgaattaattggttattttcttaaaaaatgacaacattttatccgtctgacaaataagaccaaaagtatctgtctgaaacaagaatttgtgccaTTAAATAGGGAATTATTTTCATATACAAAACATCCAATTGTTGAATAAAATACAAGGTTTTACTGTTAAAAAGTCACGAATAAATTATAATCCGCGATCAGCTTATTCCTTTATCGTAACTGTTTTGTATGATTCAGTACATTTTCTATCTAATAATAGCGATCTTTGTTTTAAAAGGCGTAATGTTATTTGATCTTTACGAAATTCAGTTGAATTTTCCGTCTTTTGCAGCGGTTGTAGATCATCATTTTAGTAAATTGGTCATCTAAAAACAAACAATCCGGCGCAGCAATGTGAAAAATTCATTATGAGAGATTGAGAGCTACGCCAAATGATGGAAGTTTAGCATTCAGTGTCTCGCAGCGACAAGAAGAAGAACAAATAATTGGAGGCTTTGGAATTGGTTATtattcttaataataataatcgtcTGAAAGTCTGAAACCATCAATGTCCGGTAAGATAATAAAAAAGATAAAACAGTAAAATAGAGAAGAGAAGGAAAACTCAAAAAATAGTGAATATATAGGAGAATGTGATAGAAAATGTATAGAAACCAAAAATAAGATCCTTAAATAACTTGAAAATATACCAAAAAGAACAATAGCTACTAACAACGCTTGAATTCGTGAATCGGAAAAAATAATGTCAAGACATATTAACACACATCTCCTCCAATGGCCTAATATTTTCGGGGCAACATGGTAGtacaaaaatcaaataaacaatgtgCAGAGAATTCAAGGGAAAGCTAGCAACAATGAGCCAAGTTGAAGAAATGGTGAGCGATCAGAGTTTACCAGGGACTGTCGATGCTCGTGGAACTGACCATCTTTGATGTCGAGGGCTGTACAAATCTGAAATCACGCTTCTCCTTTCACTGCTAGCAGCATTTAAAACGGGCTCGTGTCTAGCACATTGTCGCCATAAAATTTTTAAGGTCTGCAGGAGAGTTGAGAAGAAGAATGTTCGCAAATGTTAAATAAGTTACAACGCGTTGTAGCATGAAGTATgaacaaagaatacaaagaaacTAATTTCGTATTATCCGTTTTTCAAAAAATTGTAGGCTTGTAGCTGTTGTATGTAGTGAGAAAATAGCGGTTAAATTTGGCCAACAAAGTAATAGGAGACAATATAAATGGGATGGCAGGAGACGGGAAACTTGGTGTTGGCTGTAGAGGAAACTTCACCTTAAAAGCTCAAGCAGCAGATAAATCACTACACTGCCATGGATTGAACTCCTTGTTCTTCACGTCTTCCACTTCGATATCGTCTGTCTCGTCTATAGCTGCGCGGTGCTCAGCGTACTTTCCATTGAACTGATAGACTTCCAACTCACCCCACGGGGTGGTTGTAACTTCTTCGGTTAGGTCAAACCATTTTGGGCTAAACTTAACGCCATGGGCTTCTCGATTCTTTTTTTCTGCTCTTTGCCTCTCCTCCAAACTGAAAATCGGGCAAAGCCACAATAGTCAGAACCAAACAGCAGAAATTTTTCTTTCTAAAACAGATATCTATTTGAAGGGGCATTAGTTAATCGAAGTTTAACaagttcatctcaatttaacccAACACCGTTAATTCAATAACGACAGTTAACTGTGAGATGGGTTCTCTTCTCCAAATCAATATGTATCCGTGAAAAATTCTCCAAATTGAATAACAAATGATAGTTGGTGGATCATTCCTCGATACAACTTTAATCTACCTTTAAAATTGGCaacatataagatatgtaaacaaaaaAAGAAGCGAGAAAGATTGAAAACCTGCTCTTTTCTGCACCGGCCTTGGATAAGTCACCCATTTCAAGAGAAAATCTATCCGGCCTTAAACGTGAGTCAGATGCCAATAATTTCTTGGGAGCGGTGTCAAAGCTGTTTATCTTGTGAGCAAAGTGAGTATATTGAAATTTGTCATTTTTGGGGGTATCTGCCAAATGCCAGACCTGCACAACAAATTAATCGTCCAAAATTGAGGGTAACGGAAAACAAACTTAATAGGAGCTTAATGCTGTAAAAAGTAACACAGTTCACTGACTCAAAAGGTGATGAGTCAGATCAGGGAATATAGAATATTTGATCTGTTGTCCAGCATATTTACCGAGCACAAAGAGTGACTAACTTCAGCTTTGGATACAATTTTGCCGTACCCCCAGGCAATGAGATCAAAGCACTCTTGTAGATCCAGAATAACAGGTATGATTCACATTTTTGTTACTCTAAAAAATGATAAGAAAATATTTTCACGCTTAGGTAGAGTAGTGGAgagaacacaaattcttgtttaagacgggcGTATACATCTTAAACTTAAACGGGTCAAATAGCATAGATAAGACAAACGCATAATGCCTAGATATTGACAAAAACTTGTCCTATCTATGTAAGTGCGATGCAATTTGACCCGATTTAATcttgacgggtatatccgtcttaagagAGACTAATTGGATAGAGAAAAATGCCTGCCCAGTGACCAGCTTCTGACACACTACATGGTAAATAATAGCCCTAGAAATTTTAAGCTAAACAACGGGCAGCGAATTTTCCTGACATCTGGTTCTAAGAACCACATTTTATATATGCTTTTGGAAGTATCAAGGCAAGACAAATATATGACAGAAAAAACACCGGCCTTCTAAAATATACCTCTTTCAGTTCTGTGCCGGGAAGAGGCTCCCCATCTGCATCACATGGTTGATAACTCATTGACTCATTCCATTTACCAGTCATCAAAATTTTAGGTTCCTCATTAGCATCATATACATAACCATCCACCTCATAACGTCCAGCACTGGAAGAAAACGCGAGTTCAAGTAAGCCAACATGCACTAAAAAAAGGAGAATACATTAAAGAAAGCACAAGTGAATTGCCAAATCTGATACACATAACCAGTGAGAAATAAATTCTGGCTATTCACATCAAATACTCCACCATAGCATAGATTAAAAAGGTGAGAGGCGCACTGAGACTACGAATCGCAAAGCACACTCTTTTCGAAACAAATGCCTTTTTTGAGCTTAAAGAGGTACAAGTAAAACAATGAAATGGGGGGATAGTGGCAAAGGGAAAGGCATAACATAATAACTAGAAGAAAAAGTGGAAACTGAATAATTTCGTGCCTTGCTAGTTGAACCTTATCAACAAGATGTGCTTTGGGCGCTGGGTGCATACTACATACGCATCTTGGCTAGTGCCTCACTGAGCAACAAACACTATATACTTATATCAATGATAAACCcaacaaaaaggtaaataaattgaTGGCAAGGAAGGCTAAAATTTTGAAGGCGAAGGTTAACATACCCAAACCAGCCACATGGTTGAAAATACAGCACAACTTTATCCCCTGTAGTCAAATTAGTCATTATCATCTCGCCAGGTGAATCAACCCACGTTCGTCCAAATATCAAGTTGTTCACTTTAGTAAGAGGTGGAACCAACTCCAACACTACACCATCTCTTTTCAGCGTCACACGTGTCCTGCATCCGCCATTAACCACAGGGAAACATGTCATAAGTTAGCTACAAACCTATCATTTCAAATTAGCTGCCACTAAAATCTTTCAAATTAGCTGCCACTAAAATCTTAGGCAGTTAAACTTGCACTACATATAGTGCATACCAGAGCGTGTATACTTTGtcttttaacaacaacaacaacattaccccatgcctcaatggctcccgcaaattgcggggtaagggggggtcggatgtacgcagccttacccttgtgttagaaacacaaagaggctgtttccgaatgatccaagatgaaaattgcgtcgagaactgcatcaaaggactgctacttcacaagagaaagaagcgcagccactttagtaagccattttgctttactccatcataatccaaaaccaaagagtaatgagtctttggctccattgaaAACGTGTATACTTTGTCTTTTAACGTGAAAGAATTTTAGGCAATCTTAAGCAATGCAGTGGAATTGTGCGTTTTAAAAAT
It includes:
- the LOC141591475 gene encoding oxysterol-binding protein-related protein 3A-like — its product is MPSPKKRLDNKGFFASVSDGFSMFSNAMHRSVNGLLGYENLEVINPEGGKDDAEEEAQKGRWRQEDRDSYWKMMQKYIGADVTSMVTLPVVIFEPMTMLQKMAELMEYCYLLDQADQCEDPYMRMVYSASWAISVYYAYQRTWKPFNPILGETYEMANHHGISFLAEQVSHHPPMSAGHSENEHFAYDCTSKLKTKFLGNSVDVYPVGRTRVTLKRDGVVLELVPPLTKVNNLIFGRTWVDSPGEMIMTNLTTGDKVVLYFQPCGWFGAGRYEVDGYVYDANEEPKILMTGKWNESMSYQPCDADGEPLPGTELKEVWHLADTPKNDKFQYTHFAHKINSFDTAPKKLLASDSRLRPDRFSLEMGDLSKAGAEKSSLEERQRAEKKNREAHGVKFSPKWFDLTEEVTTTPWGELEVYQFNGKYAEHRAAIDETDDIEVEDVKNKEFNPWQCSDLSAA